The nucleotide window ATGAATACACGATTACCGCTGCTGATCATAACTTTGATGACTTCTTGTTTCACCATCATAAACACCGCTCTGCGATGGCAAAACAACCTGACAATTTCATCATCGCGCATTCAAATAATGACATTGAAAAAGCGCACACCGAAGGCAAAACCGCCGTGCTTTGGAACAGCCAAACTGCAACCATCTTAGAAGAAGATGTGACTAAAATGGCGATTCTAAAAGACATGGGCTTAAAAAGCATAATCTTGGCGTATAACGACATTTTCAGAACAGGTTCAGGACAATTAGCCGCATTTAACGGTAGAGACATTGGCCTAACACCTTGGGGAGAATCTGTAATTGATTCGATGGTCGAATATCAGGTCATTCTCGATCTCAGCCACACAGGCTCAAAAACAGCAAATGACGCGATGGATTACATGGAAGAGAAGTATCCTGGAACTCCATTTGTTTATACACACTCGGTGCCTGCTGGGCTTTATAAGAGTGAACCAGATGCTACGCCACAAGGTTGTTACCGTGCCATACCAGATGATGAAGCGATACGCGCTGCTAAATCAGGTGGCTACGTTGCTCCAACCTTTACCGAGTGGATGATGGATGGTGTGTGGCCTGAAGATATATCCCCTGTTCAGGCCGCGGATATGATCGACTACTACGTGAAATTAGTAGGCGTCGACCACGTAGGCATCGCGACAGACGATATGTTTTCTACAGCAATGGTTGTGGACTTCGCCACCAAGAACGCGAAAATGTATGACGATGGCGGCTACATGATTGAGGCGTTCAACAAAGGCGCTACCGGTAATGGTGAACTGTCGAAGATCCTTGCTGCCATCACAGACGAACTTTGGAAACGCGGTTACAGCAACGATGATCTAGCTAAGATCTACGGCGGCAACAAGATGCGAGTTTATGCTCAAGTATCTGAGGGTGCTGACCCTGACGAGTTCCAAAAAGAGTATACAAAACGTCTAAAAGCACTCACTAAGTTGAGAAATGAAAACTTAGCCATGTAGCTCGCGACTAAGAAAGCTCAAACACTCAAAGCACGTCCTATTCGGCGTGCTTTTTTATTCTCGGCTTGCAGACAATCTCACCCTTCCACCCTTCCACCCTTCCTCCTATCAAGCCAAGAGAGAGCAAGGTGAGATACCAAGTAAATTAAAGATCGAGTAATAAATAGGACAAATATATAGGAAATTTAAGAAATAACTATATAATATGATTACGCTTCAATAATTACACTCCCTATTTAACTAACCTCCTTACTCCTTATAACAATATTTTTACTGGTCACCTCCTCAATAAAATACCAGCCAATCACGAATACTTTGTGATATCAAGCTAGACTAAATTCCTAAGTACAACTTATTGATACTGCCCACCCAACAAATTAATCTCTCGCAAGAAAATTTTTACTAAAAACCATCATAAACTTAATTTTACGCATCAAAACAATTATACTCACCCCCATACTGATAATGAGTTAAACGTTAGTAATATTGAGTAAACTTGTTCAATCAACAACAAGTAAAATTTGCAAAACTCAACTCATAGTTAACATTGAAAATATTTGGAACCAAAATCACAAGAGTAGGATTCTCTTGAATTTATTATCAGGGATGCTGACAAAAATAAAATAGGCATTGTTAGATGAATAATTCTGCAACGTATTTACTTGCGGCTTTACGAGAAAAAATTAAAGAGAAAGGAGTTTGTTATTCCGATCTCTCTGCTGGGATGGCAATTCCTCTCTCAACCATTAAAAGACAATTGCACAATACGTCTTTAGGATTGGACAAAATACTCTCGTATGCCTCTCATTTAGATACTGATTTAGTAGAGCTATCTATGCGTGGCAAACAGCTGCAACAAGAGAACGAGCAGTTTATCACCGATATAAACAGTGACATATTTTACCAATATCCATACTTGTTTGATTTTTTGTACCTATTACGACGAAAAAGTTGGTCACCACAAGATATTGCCAATAAATATCAACTAAGTCATACCTCTATGGCCATATATTTTCGTGCATTAGAAATGATGGATTACGTTGAATTAAAAGGCGATGACCAATACAGATTTAAAGATCAAGGTCGTTTTATTTTTGAAGAAGGCTCCAAACTGGATACTTTATTCGCTAAACGTTTTCGAGATGAAGTGTTCAGCCATGATGTACGGCCCCCAATCTGTATAGGGCGTATTGCTATTACTGAAGAACAAGAAGAGAAACTGGCAAACGAAGTTTACAACAAGTTAATTGAGTTTGATGTACAAAACAAAAATGGAGAAGGCGGTGAACGGCTCAGAAATGTGTTGATGACCTACACTCCGGGCAATCAGATATTTCTTTCAGATACGATTCCTAATATTGATGGCGAATTATTAAAGTCTATATCGATAGCTAATGAACAATAATTAATTAC belongs to Vibrio cyclitrophicus and includes:
- a CDS encoding membrane dipeptidase, whose protein sequence is MFKKITLVAASIVMSVGVAQASVESKTWPASDKAKTFVQDTIVIGMLASPYGAGWKDDQQLLDYFQDARDAGITGHEYTITAADHNFDDFLFHHHKHRSAMAKQPDNFIIAHSNNDIEKAHTEGKTAVLWNSQTATILEEDVTKMAILKDMGLKSIILAYNDIFRTGSGQLAAFNGRDIGLTPWGESVIDSMVEYQVILDLSHTGSKTANDAMDYMEEKYPGTPFVYTHSVPAGLYKSEPDATPQGCYRAIPDDEAIRAAKSGGYVAPTFTEWMMDGVWPEDISPVQAADMIDYYVKLVGVDHVGIATDDMFSTAMVVDFATKNAKMYDDGGYMIEAFNKGATGNGELSKILAAITDELWKRGYSNDDLAKIYGGNKMRVYAQVSEGADPDEFQKEYTKRLKALTKLRNENLAM
- a CDS encoding transcriptional regulator, translating into MNNSATYLLAALREKIKEKGVCYSDLSAGMAIPLSTIKRQLHNTSLGLDKILSYASHLDTDLVELSMRGKQLQQENEQFITDINSDIFYQYPYLFDFLYLLRRKSWSPQDIANKYQLSHTSMAIYFRALEMMDYVELKGDDQYRFKDQGRFIFEEGSKLDTLFAKRFRDEVFSHDVRPPICIGRIAITEEQEEKLANEVYNKLIEFDVQNKNGEGGERLRNVLMTYTPGNQIFLSDTIPNIDGELLKSISIANEQ